ggtttatttttttggaaggaaaaatagaaaattgaagggagtgcatagtatgtattaattacagggtatttgtggtttttcttactgtttatttaggagtctatattgtaaattaggtaggggcatttaaggcatagttatctcatttattatgtggaaattaactgttttgctattttgaaaatttaaaaaataaattttccatttatccaaagtaaaccttagattttgatattcttcttgtcgtcccttcaataaattaatttagTCCAATTAGATAAATTTTCCATTTTGCTCGATTGTGCGACACTATGAATGCGATCCATATAAACCCTAGACTTTCTAATCCTTTGTTTCCATACATAGAAAGCTAATtaagttgttgttgttgtttaagATAGGCAAGAAAGTTGAGCTAAGTTCTTAAAGAAGGAAGTGAGGTGAGAGTTGGTTAAAAAGCACTTAAAAATTTGCCTAAGTGATCGATAAGATTTTAGGTTCAGATAAAGGGgcaaaaagggaagaaaacttCAAAGTTTAGCTCAGTGGTAACCTTGTGAGCAAGGGTTGCTATACGGCCTTGTGAGTTAACATAACCTGTAATGAGGCAAAATGAGTTAATGGTGAGGCGACAACTTAATACTCTATGTGGTGAAGAAGTCTAGGAATTCGGGTTGAGTAAGTGCCAGTTGGTCAGTCGATTTTGTCAGCTTGTCGGTTCGATCAGTCGATTTAATTGTCATACCTTTATCGCGTTCTTCATTACGCATTAAGATCTCAAAGGACAAGAGTAGCTTATGCGATAAGACATTTATGGGACATGAGGAACTGTTATGTGTTTTGAGCTTACTTTACTAGGAAATAGAGACGTCACCCTTGTGAAATAGCATCATAGCTATTGACTTATTAAAGGTATTGATAAAAGACCCCACTCACTAGACATTTGAATCTAATGTTTcaaaagttttgttttatttcccGCCTCCATCAGGTAGTGAAGAACATACAACATTGAACTTATAGCATTGATCACCTACTTTGCCATTTCGGGATGTACCATTTTGGTAGTGGTCACTATCATCTTGCATAACATGTAGAAGCTAGGCGAGAAAAGTCTAAATATTGTTTGAATTTATGTTGCGCATAGTTCTTCTTCAGGGAACCCTGTATTAAATGTTGATTGTACTCGATTATTGAGatatcaatgaagttttcttATTGCATTTGAGTTTATATTCCACATTTAAGCTTGTTGGTCGTATTTAATACGCTTACTAGGTGTTCTACATGTTATCTCGCGAAGAGACTTGCATAGAATGTCTAGGCAGTCACGTCTCCATTTGCTCGTATAGAGTGACTTTTGGTCGAGGTGTGGCAAGTTAGTATTAAAGCATAAGTTCTTGGGAAACATCTTATAGTCATGCATATAGAGGGTCGTATGGTAGTATGAAAAGTCTAGTATATTGATGTGTTATAGGAGTAATGACATGCAAGTAAAAATGGATGTTCCAACTACTAGGAGTGCTAATAGAGTGCAAGGATCAAATGAGATGTCTAGTAACCCACATAACACTATCGAGCAAAATGTAGAAGAAAGCATGTTTAATCACTTCATTCAGAGAGTAGTTGATCATCGTATGCCCATAAACTCTAATGTGGTCAAGAGGTTTGACATTGAGAGGTCAAAGGCATTGAGAGCAATCATTGAGACAGATGGCCAATCTGAATGAAATATTTAAACCTTAGAAGATATGTTGAGAGTCTGCGTTCTGCAATTCGAAGGAAGCTAGGATGGATGCTTATCATTGATCGAGTTGGCCAACAACGATAGTTACCATTCCAGCATTGGAATAACTACTTATGAAGCTTTCTATCAAAGGCGTTGTAGAACGCCAGTTTGTTTGGAAGATGTAGGCAAAAGAAAGCTTGATGGGCCAGAGTTAGTCTAGACAATGATAGATAACATCAAAGTGATaagagaaaatttgaaaattaccTGGGATAGGCAAAAGAGTTGTGGAGATAATCATCATAAAGCATTGGATTTTGAAGTTGGAGATAAAGTTTTCGTACAATTGTCACCTTGGAAGGGTGTGATCAGATTCGGAAGGAAAGAAAAGCTAAGCCGAAGATATATAGGACCTTATGAGATTTTAGCATGCATGGGACCAGTGGCTTATAAGTCAAGGTTTCTCCTGAAGTTGTCTAGAATTGATAACGTCTTCCATATCTCAATGTTGGAAAAGTattgtaacgctccgaaaatttaaggtaaaattttcctcgttttacgtaatgtgcaagttgatataataataatataatattaattatattattattattaatacttattctatttattataatattaatattataattattattattatttaatattatagtaatattattattttaaaacaataacattattattacataatattaatttattatttatttaatattaatattattatacattattattaatactttatatgattattattattattttataatataattattaaatatatatatatatatatatatataataaaaccttttaaaaaaaaaaaacctatagaggcgccgccccccccccccccccccgattttttcttcttctttcttctccctTCCACGCCCGACGCCCGAGCCCCTTCCACCTTCTTCGTTTCGTCTGTCCGGCGCCGCAGCcgtctctctccctccctcttcgTTTCCGTTTCGGCGCCGCCACCATCCTCctcaatcttctccttcttttccgaCGGTAGCAGCACCGCTTCCACCTCCGATCTCCGCCTCCATCTCACCGCTACGGCCGCTTCCATCTCCGATCTCCTTCGGTCTTAAGCTGCTACGGGACCGCCGAccgtctctgtctctaccaccagCAGCGCCACCCGCATCCCTCGTGTGTCGTCCGCGATtcgccgccgccgtcgttcgccgggaGAAAGAAGTCTCAGAACCCTGCTGCCCGTTtcgcccaacccgacccggttccaagctgacccgacccgaacccgtttccagtccgagccgtacccgagtcgccatccttgtccgagctgagccctaagccgagcgagccgcgagccgagccgcgagccgaaccaagccgagccgcgagccaagtgagccgagccgcgagccgaaccaagccgagccgcgagccgagtgagccgagccgccagccgaaccaagccgagccgcgagccgaaccaagccgagccgtgagtcgagtaagccgagccgcgagccgagtgagccgagccgcgagccgaaccaagccgagccgagccgagccgagccgagccgagccgagccgagccgagctgagccgagccgagccgagccacctaagccttccttcctccacttcggttcacggtgagtcttcggtaagggttgttttgatgaattccctaaagttacctcgtccgattcgagtttgaatgttggattaagatgtggccctacttttctcccttgaaggtagtacagagttgacgcttaagttctcgggtttcgcggcagacctggttggagatagcttcctttccttgggtaagtcaacggataacttttttaaaacaactgctactaaagtcaccaactaaaactttcgtgtttcgttaggtagatctgtcgagcgtggatttcgatcgaggagcataaccgagtttcaggtaagggttttcctactactggaccccgagtccaggctgaaaacgtagtagttcacagggaattacacgttagtgactgtactgaataactgtatgcgtgttggctgttaagtactgatattatattctgtctgatgtaaatatactgtgactgataattgtggattgagattttatgttgatggactttgaagttatggttcagtatgtagtaaacaccggtctggatgtggttcatggaatttggacggggatggaccgtgagtccggttttggttggttagttgattggacctagggtttttccctactggtgtgcgaatcggtaatgcatatagcaactgagggtgtagatgtttaaacttatactatctgactgataaagcctatggcggaactgtgatatgaatgtcgttgggatgtgattgatgtagacagtttagttcggactgaggggtaacggttagcttcatctatggggtagtgtgccttacggatatgtgcatccttcgggagcacgagactgatatgtgcatccttcgggagcactagactgatatgtgcatccttcgggagcactagactgatatgtgcgtccttcgggagcactagactgatatgtgcgtccttcgggagcactagactgatatgtgcgtccttcgggagcactagactgatatgtgcatccttcgggagcactagactgatatgtgcgtccttcgggagcactagactgatatgtagggtacccccgaataggaagttaactgttgtcccctaacgggcccagtagtgggtcccttactgggtatgtttatactcaccctttctcttctttaacttttcaggtaggggtacagcgaggggcagaccgacgagaggcaggaaggacgcgtgaaggccatatggacgcgtccgaTTTTCTtaatcgcttccgctatgtattttgtcagcatattttgacttgtgattttgaactggtgccttgatatttttattttgtgactctcttgatttatttaaaatagggcccgaaactgtcttttgtaagatttctaatgtttcaatgaatcgtaactggtctgttttaaattttatgttgaatggtcgagttttggtatttggtagtgacctcaacttagtccggaaagttgggtcgttacaagtaTGTCCAGACTTCTCAAATATAATCGAAAACTTGACCTATGAAGAAAGACCTTTACGTATGATAGACAAAAAGGAACAATTATTGAGAACAAATGTGTTCCCCAAGGTCAAGATTTTATAGAATAACAATGGCATTGGCGAACATTTGCAATTGAAATTACTTAAAATGGATGAGTGAACTAAGAGAACTTCCTCTTTTAAGTTCAGTTAAATACTAGCTCTTGCATGAAAACGTTAGAACACCTCTTGCTTGCCATTTTCTAAACTCTTTTCTAGAAACCAGGATTTCACCACAAAGAGCATTACTGAAATGCTTATGCATCACTTGTTTGCATGGTTTCAAAACTTACTTCGCATAGCCCTTAACGAAGCTCACTCATCTTTCTCACATGAGTCTCAATGCATCATGCCTTCTAGAGTGGCCCTAGCTCGTGTGCCTTCGCTTGACTACATGATGCAGCTTGCTCAACATCTCTTCCTCGCCTAGTCAAGCCTTTGCCTCTTAACCTTGCGTCTCGCTTAGCACACCATCAAAAAGCCTAGCAACTACCATGGCTGCATAACCTTGTCCTTAGAGGTTTCCTTAATGTCTTGGTCGCTTAGTCTAATTCAAAACGCCTGGCTACAACACTTAGCCTACTTCCACCTTGGTAACCTACCTTTAGCTGCATTTCACCAACATTTAGTTAAAAATCCTTCTTCAAGGGTACTTTGGCTAGAATGACACATAAACCATGTCATTTTGTTAACAACCAACTTTGAACAAAAtttccttttatcttttctaCTAACTCAAAACAACTTCGACTTCGACTTCAACTTACCCATAATGCTCTTAAAAAGCTTAGAGGTCCTCAGGTCTAAGATTTATATTTAAAACATGCTTTTGcttaaattaattttctataCTCTCATGCTCATCTCAAAGCTTATATTTAACTCATGCTCAAGCTCTAATGGTTAGAAATATCTTGTTTTATACAAAACGTTCACTTAAATCATGCTTTTGCTTTAAGTTTAATTGTAAATAACTTATATGCTTGCTTTATACATAAATTTCCTTTAGTATGCTTGCTCACTTAAACTTATATCATCTCATACTTGTAATAAGATCTcaaagtttaatttaaattaactCATAGTTGTAAATAACTTTAGTAAAGTCATCAAGTAAAACGTACTTAAATAACTCAAAGCATACTCGAAACGTTCAATTTTAAATTCATGTTATAAATCATCATTTAAACTAATTTTGTCACTCAAATTGAAACTAAGATCTCTCTGGTCTATAGATTTGTCCAATCTATTCTTGACCTGAGAATCAAACCatatttggatagtcaaatatCATAGTCTATGTTTTGACCTTTTATGATAGCCAAATAATGACGATCAGAGGTGACAACCTTTAGGcttaaaaaatttctaaatatCAGCCAACTTTCCAATGACACTCCAACAAACAAAAACCTCATTTTCAGtaacaattaattaaactaaCCTATGTAAACCACTTATCTGTAATTAGAACAAGTTTACCTCAAAGTTTGAACATCCAAAACGCTCTCGAACTCCTTGAATCAATGAAACATTCCATGGTGTAACAATTTTTTTGCAGCAGTAGCAGCAAGAAACACCCACAAAAACACCTAAACCCTTGACTAATTAACTTGTGAATTTGGAGCTTTACAATTGCTTGGACTAATCAGAATAAATCTAGAAAGCACCTCTGCTTACATTCAACTTAAATCTTGCATAGTCTTAGGTTTCCTTTAATTCCAGCCATTTCGAGAAAAAATTAGCTCTTACATCCTTCatgaaaaatacagagaagCGTTTTATCATAGTGACATCCTAATTTCAGCTGTTAATTCGGTTTCTACACTTCAGAGTATTCAAAATACCTGACTGCCTTCGTTCTGCCCAAAAAATCAGTCAAGTTTGATGTTTTTCTCTAATCTGTTTAGCTTCTCGATCAGGTCTCTCCTTAGCAGTCAAgggttcttcttcttcaagcAGTTCTCTCCAAAATTTCTATAGAAAGTTTAATGAAAAACTTGGTAAATAAGGAGCATCGATTAGCTTAATCaatttgctttcttttccttatgATTGACTGACAACCTTACCTCTTCATAAATCAAAACAATTCAAGGtcctttttcaatttaacttcGGTGCTTTCTGGCAACTCCCAACCTACTAATCACTTACcaatttgttggacaattgttttctttaaaacttaACTTAATTAAATAACTGTTACCTTATACCTAAAAACTCATCAATGGCCTCAGGATTGGACTTTCAAATTAAACGTTCAAtctcaaataaaattataacaaaaaaaaaaaagaacttaagGTTTACACATAACCTCaaatttatctcaaatttaGATTCCAGTTAATCTAAATTTCATTGATCCTAATTCAAAATTGAAtgaatttcaaatttcatttccaaATTTAATAAAGCCTAAATCCAGTTTATTGGGTTCAATGACCCGGTCGAAGCCCACAAAACCCATCGGATAactatataaataaagaaattctCTTAATATAAAGGTTTAGAAAATTCTTGGAAATAAAAGAGAATTCTCCCAACAATCAAAAGACTCTCTAGTTTCTAAAGCCAAACTACATCAAGCATATGCATTCAGTCGAGAAAGTTTCAAAGAAGTATGCTCTAGAGATTGAATCACACTCATATCAACCAACTCCTTGATACACGTTTTTCCAAAAACCTGTGTAAACAATCAAACATCAATTTAAAGTGATCTAGCTTAATCATTAACACATTAATAATAAATCCAAACGTTTATTAGCTTAATATATAACTTAATCAACACATTTTCACTTTATGTgcataattgaaaatttattgAAGTTTTTAGTATAAGTACATACTTTCATTGGAAATATTTGCATAATTAAGATATTATATAGTTTAGTTTCCACAAAAAATTTACTATTCCTCTATTTGTTCACAGACAAATAgagtttaaaatataaatttgtatCATCCTCCACGACATCGAAGTATTGGAGAGCAACCTCTATCATATGCAATCGGAGAATCCACACGTTTATGTTTATAACAACTTCGAGGTGGAGAAGGTTGTAGGCAAGGATCAGGAAATTTAAGAAACTTTGTCTCTGCTGTTACTTCATGGCCCGTTAGCAACATGCTAAGTAAAGCAAAACATGTAAACCATGACTTCATCTTCCTTATTTCTTCTTGTCTCAAGCTCTTCTTGGTTGCTTTTGATTACGTCTTACTTTAATTTTTGCTTCTTATTTATAGGTTTCATAATCATTGAGGTACTTTGAATGAAGCTAGCAAGAAATGCCCTATATTAGATAGACGGTTAAGTTGAtatttgttattgttgttgttgaagttgtttttcaaaaatagcaacTAAACAATCATAATTTGTTGTCCTACGGTaaatataaatctaaaatatatatatttggggAAATTTTTATAGATAGAATAAAATAGGAAAATATTTACAGGTCGTataacaatttaagaaaaacCCATCAATGGTGATACTTCGTCTTATTTGCGAGTTTTTCACATTCTTTCCGAGTTATTCATGTCttcttttagatattttttatCTTCATCATTCTTTGTCTTATTCATCATCTTGGACAATATTCTTCCTCTTGAATATTGTttctcttcttcatcatcttcctcatcttcGATAATCAAGATTGTTTATATTACTCTGTCAATATCGTTGCAGTGAGCTTGTTTTGAACTGTGTAcatgattataaaatttcgttaaGAAATCTACATTTCTATATGAAGatcgtttttttttatttgcagTAAGAattgtaaattttgttttcatttcaaatgttttgacctatacaaatacactgtatttgtatagGTCAAAACATTAGATAAAGAAACACAGTTTTGCTTCTTACTTAACCAAGAGATTAAATTGTTTTCCAAAAAGAAGCAACCTCCAGACGTACTTTTAGGATCATCAGCTGAACCTGCCCAGtcagcatcacaatatccaactaTAGTAGGAGTGGTATCATAGGAATACATCATTCCAAAGTCACTGGTCCCATGAACATATTTAAGAATTCGTTTAACAGCTTCTAGGTGAGTGATGTGGGGATCCGCCTGATAACGAGTACAGATTCCTATAGCATAAGCTATGTCAGGTCGATTTGCTGTTAAGTATAATAGGCTGCCTACTATACTCTTGTACAGTTTGTGATCAACTTTAGCACCTTTAGTGTCTTTTGTAAGTATAACATGTGTTGCAGCTGGAGTCCGCTTATTTCGAGCCTGTTCCAAACCAAACTTTTTGACCATATTCCTGGCATACTTTTCTTGTGATATGAAAATGCCATCATTCTTTTGCTTAATTTGAAGTCCCAGAAAACATGAAAACTCTCCAACCATGCTCGTTTCGAATTCTGACTGCATaatattaatgaaattatttactaGATCCTGAGGAGATCCTCAAAAaatgatgtcatcaacataaatttaaGCCACTAACAGTTGGTCAGATTTCCTGTGTATGGACAAGGTCTTGTCAATTTCTCCTCTAGTATATCCTCTACCTCTCAAGTACACAGTTAGCCGGTCATACCAAGCTTTCAAAGCTTGCTTTAGTCCATATAAGGCTTTGTTGAGCTTATACACATGCTTTGGGGGCTCGGAATCTACAAAACCTTTTGGTTTAGGAACATAAACCTCCTGATTCAAGTACCCATTTAAGAAAGCACTCTTTACATCCATCtgatacaatttaaatttcTGTATGCATGATATGCCCAATAAAAGTCAAATGACTTCAAGTCGAGGAACAGGAGCAAACGTTTCATCAAAGTCAACACCTTCAACTTGAGTATACCCTTAAGCTACTaattttgctttatttttcGTCACACAACCAGTTTCATcagtcttatttttaaatatccatTTCGTACCAATAACATTTACACCTTCTGGCTTTGAGACTAACGTCCAGACATTGTTTTGTCTAAATTGCAGTAGCTCCTCTTGCATAGAATTTAACCAATACTCATCCTTGAGAGCAGAGCCAATAGTCGAAGGTTCAATGGTGGAAATATAGCACAAGTCAGCAACCATCTTCAAATAGTCAATCTTATCTTTCCTTCTGGTCTGCATCCCAACTGATGAATCACCTATGATAGAGCTTGctggatgatttttctttacatGAGCTGACAGAATTAgttcatattttttattgataatttcttctgatgattttttcaaactttttccTGGACCGTCAGATGAATTATCAGCTTTAGACTCTTCCACAGTACTCGTAGTTCTGACTTCATACATGTTTGGAGTATCATCTTCCTCATCATTCATCTGATTGATATCAGAATCGAGATCATTTATAACTACATTGATTGTTTCCATAACACTGTCGGATCTATTATTGTAGACTCTATAGGCCCGACTGTTTTGAGAGTACCCGAGAAAGATTCCTTGTTCCGACCTTGCATCCCATTTCTGACAGTATTCTCGGTGAGCTAAGATATAACATGTACTTCCAAACACATGGAAGTATTTGACATTTGGTTTTCTCTCTTTCTAAAGTTCATAAAGAGTAACAGTCGTTCTTGTTTTAATAGTTACTCTATTATGAATGTGACAGGCAGTATCTACAGCTTCTGCCAAAAAACATAAAGGTAAATTTTTGGCATGTATCATAACATGAGCCATTTCTTGTAATGTCCTGTTTTTTCTTTCTactacaccattttgttgaggagttatCGAAGTAGAAAACTCATGGTGTATTCCTTATAACAGACAAAAACTGTTAAAACCTTCATTATCGAATTCTTTACCATGATCACTTCGGATTCTTGTTATCTTCTTTCCGGTTTTACGTTGTAGCTTCAAACACAGATTTTTACATATTTCAACCGTATGTATTTTTCCTTTGAGAAAACAAACCTAAGTGTATCTTGAGTAATCATCAACAACAACCAACACATACCTCTTACCTCCAAGGCTTTCTGTTTGCATTGGACCCATGAGATCCATTGTAACAGTTCCAAGACTCTATTGGTATAACATTCTTTCAAACTTTTATGAGTAGACCTTGTCTGCTTGCCAATTTGACAGTCT
The sequence above is drawn from the Cucumis melo cultivar AY chromosome 2, USDA_Cmelo_AY_1.0, whole genome shotgun sequence genome and encodes:
- the LOC127148164 gene encoding uncharacterized mitochondrial protein AtMg00810-like → MVGEFSCFLGLQIKQKNDGIFISQEKYARNMVKKFGLEQARNKRTPAATHVILTKDTKGAKVDHKLYKSIVGSLLYLTANRPDIAYAIGICTRYQADPHITHLEAVKRILKYVHGTSDFGMMYSYDTTPTIVGYCDADWAGSADDPKSFWKNVYQGVG